The following proteins come from a genomic window of Nostoc sp. ATCC 53789:
- a CDS encoding Npun_F0813 family protein, which translates to MFILKRQDVEISSIQHPKKDQQVPILNYQGQTFRLISVFKASQEEEARALWRELTDNRGKACVLLEEPERFSVWGKIRLEQLDSDTGGHGKTAILVQASILLLQGVSIDIEEFLGAKQAALFEKDIAEVLKQKQFPQASSLEAVKYLVSTNPLPTAKIPDWQENHVVTLLQELHRLGKAYFGNGNFTKQVIYKLEDMPEAERLLFISWLNQSPLGKLWQ; encoded by the coding sequence ATGTTTATTCTCAAACGGCAGGATGTTGAAATATCAAGCATTCAGCACCCAAAAAAGGATCAGCAGGTGCCGATCCTCAATTATCAAGGGCAGACTTTTCGCTTGATTAGTGTTTTCAAAGCTAGTCAAGAAGAAGAAGCTAGAGCCTTATGGAGAGAATTAACGGATAACCGGGGTAAAGCCTGTGTTTTGCTGGAGGAACCCGAACGCTTTAGCGTCTGGGGTAAAATCCGTTTAGAGCAGCTGGATAGTGATACAGGTGGTCATGGCAAAACGGCGATTTTAGTCCAAGCCAGTATTTTGCTGTTACAGGGTGTTTCTATCGACATTGAAGAGTTTTTAGGTGCTAAACAAGCTGCATTATTTGAGAAAGATATTGCGGAAGTATTAAAGCAAAAGCAATTTCCTCAAGCATCTTCCCTAGAAGCAGTTAAATATTTGGTATCTACCAATCCTTTGCCAACTGCCAAAATACCTGATTGGCAGGAAAATCATGTAGTTACTTTATTACAAGAATTGCATCGATTAGGAAAAGCATATTTTGGCAATGGCAATTTTACCAAACAAGTGATTTATAAGCTAGAAGATATGCCAGAAGCCGAGCGATTGCTATTTATCAGTTGGCTAAATCAATCGCCACTGGGTAAACTGTGGCAGTAG